A single region of the Sphingobium sp. TKS genome encodes:
- a CDS encoding LysR family transcriptional regulator ArgP has product MTNPIIEYSALAAVAAVVREGSFERAAAALGVTSSAVSQRIKAIEERVGAVLVLRTSPCRPTSVGARMCAHFERVQLLERNLIDGMPNLFTVHPACAPTIRIAVNGDSLSTWFPAAAGEFARRSGNLLDLVLEGEEQTAQLLRSGEVLAAITADPAAVQGCRITPLGILRYVAVASPAYFTRFFPNGIDALSLSKAPMLRTDREDALQARWAKTVLDSDVSPPTHWVPSTQGFVDLLRVGLGWGMVPHILGDRYIASGELQPLEPLRALDVTLYWQYSRLFVHILHDLNKTVIATARTLLFPPSEERMSE; this is encoded by the coding sequence ATGACTAATCCCATAATCGAATATTCAGCACTCGCTGCTGTTGCCGCCGTGGTGCGCGAGGGAAGTTTTGAGCGTGCCGCCGCAGCTCTCGGAGTCACCTCGTCGGCAGTCTCTCAGCGGATAAAGGCCATTGAAGAACGTGTCGGCGCAGTGCTGGTGTTGCGCACAAGCCCTTGTCGCCCGACCTCGGTCGGCGCGCGTATGTGCGCTCATTTCGAGCGCGTGCAGCTACTCGAAAGGAACCTCATAGACGGAATGCCGAACCTTTTTACCGTTCATCCGGCATGTGCCCCCACAATTCGCATTGCGGTCAATGGCGATAGTCTCAGCACATGGTTTCCAGCGGCTGCAGGGGAGTTTGCGCGGCGCAGTGGTAATCTGCTTGATCTCGTTCTTGAGGGTGAGGAACAAACCGCCCAATTGCTCCGCTCCGGCGAAGTCCTTGCGGCAATCACCGCTGACCCAGCGGCCGTTCAAGGCTGCCGTATTACGCCTTTAGGCATACTCCGCTATGTTGCGGTTGCATCACCGGCCTATTTCACCCGCTTTTTCCCGAACGGCATTGACGCTCTCTCTCTTTCGAAAGCACCGATGCTGCGCACCGACCGGGAAGATGCCCTGCAGGCGCGCTGGGCAAAGACTGTTCTGGACAGCGATGTATCGCCACCAACCCATTGGGTGCCGTCTACTCAAGGATTTGTCGACCTACTACGGGTGGGACTGGGCTGGGGCATGGTGCCGCATATTCTGGGTGATCGCTACATTGCGTCTGGCGAACTGCAACCGTTGGAACCTTTGCGTGCACTGGATGTCACGCTATACTGGCAATATTCTCGGCTTTTCGTCCACATCCTTCACGATCTCAACAAGACCGTTATCGCAACTGCCCGCACGTTGCTCTTTCCCCCAAGCGAGGAAAGAATGAGTGAATGA
- a CDS encoding DUF3865 domain-containing protein → MDASSSLAGVIDAENLAFTSHVKSKLSNLANFDTRSLNWLMLEHYQFSARNTTFLAQGAELALEFTNAAIHTELMRNLAEENGHAAMYKSALERIGISIESRDEFPPTSYFFFRIAGLISDDPSRMLGAMYATEAAAIFEHEIFRHISKEVIRRGELAAEGKPLVAFHDMHLSGVEQSHKDELGIFLQEINPYQQTVSADGVSPGAALDGGRKAIAAMRQWWQDLLAPIFPLAIAA, encoded by the coding sequence ATGGATGCATCATCATCACTCGCAGGAGTCATAGACGCGGAGAATTTGGCTTTTACTTCCCATGTAAAATCTAAACTCTCCAACCTCGCGAACTTCGATACACGTTCACTCAACTGGCTAATGCTGGAGCATTATCAATTTTCGGCTCGCAATACGACCTTCCTCGCACAAGGAGCGGAACTAGCACTTGAATTTACGAACGCGGCTATTCACACCGAATTGATGCGAAATCTGGCCGAAGAGAACGGCCATGCCGCAATGTATAAGTCCGCGTTGGAACGTATTGGCATTTCCATCGAGTCCAGAGACGAGTTTCCTCCCACTTCGTATTTCTTCTTCCGTATCGCTGGTCTGATATCGGATGACCCCTCGCGAATGCTTGGTGCCATGTATGCCACGGAAGCGGCGGCGATCTTCGAGCATGAGATTTTCCGGCATATCTCCAAGGAAGTCATCAGGCGTGGTGAGCTTGCGGCCGAGGGTAAGCCCTTGGTGGCATTCCACGACATGCATCTGAGCGGAGTCGAGCAGAGCCACAAGGATGAACTCGGAATCTTTCTACAGGAGATCAATCCCTATCAGCAGACCGTCAGTGCTGATGGCGTCAGCCCCGGCGCCGCATTGGACGGTGGACGCAAGGCGATTGCGGCGATGCGGCAATGGTGGCAGGATTTGCTCGCGCCGATCTTTCCCCTCGCCATCGCTGCGTGA